The Planctomicrobium piriforme genome includes the window CGAAACTGCACGGCGGGCAACGACAAACGCCGACGAGCAGGCAGATTGACCTGCATAGTCTGCACAGCGGCCAATTCTGGCCGGCGACGTTCTCGCATTGCGCGGATGATGACGATTTTGTGGAACGACATGGATCGCCGGGCAGGGGCAGCACCTTGTCGATGTCACATCAACATGCGAAATCCCAGCTGAACGTCGCACACCCGCGTGAACGGTTGCATGCGACGGGACTTCTCACTGAGCGAGCGGACGAATTATGAACGTGGTTGTGATCGGAACCGGCTACGTCGGTCTGGTGACCGGAACCTGCCTGGCAGATAGCGGCAACGACGTCACCTGCGTCGACATCGACGCCGGCAAGGTCGAACGCCTCAAGAACGGCGAAATTCCCATCTACGAGCCGGGCCTGGAAGACATGGTCCGCCGGAATTCGGCTGCAGGCCGGCTCAGTTTCACGACCCAGCCGTCGGCATGCGTGCCAGGCGCAGAGTGCGTGTTCATCGCGGTGGGAACTCCGCAAGACGAAGATGGCTCGGCCGACCTGAAATATGTCATGGGCGCGGCCGAAGCAGTCGCCCCTTACCTGCGAAAAAATGCCATCGTCATTATCAAAAGTACCGTGCCGGTCGGGACGAACCGCCTGGTGAAACGGCGGCTGGATGAATTAACCGGTCGCGACGTCCACATCGCCTCGAACCCCGAGTTCCTTAAGGAAGGCTGCGCGATCGATGACTTCATGCGGCCCGACCGGGTCGTGGTCGGCAGCATCGATCCCGATGTCGCCGAGACCGTCCACGAACTCTACAAGCCGTTTCTCCGTACCGAGAAGCCCTTCCTGAAGATGGGCCTCGAAAGCGCCGAGATGACGAAGTACGTCGCCAACTGCATGCTCGCCACGAAGATCAGCTTCATCAACGAGATGGCGAACTTGTGCGAACTGGTTGGAGCCGACATCAACGATGTCCGCCGCGGGATCGGACATGACCAGCGGATTGGTTTTGCCTTTTTGTTTCCCGGCGTCGGCTACGGCGGCTCCTGCTTTCCGAAAGACGTCCGCGCCCTGCGGGCGACGGGCAAGGAACTCGGCTTCGAAACCTCCGTTCTGCACGCCGTAGACGATGTGAATACGCGGCAGAAACTGGTGCTGTTCAACAAGCTCGCCAGACACTTCAAAAACGATCTCGCCGGCAAAAAGATTGCCGTCTGGGGACTGTCGTTCAAACCCAAGACCGACGACATCCGCGACGCCCCCTCGCTCGAACTGCTGCGAAAACTGATCGCCGCCGGGGCGAATGTGCATGTGCATGACCCCGTCGCCGTCCCCAACGTGCAACGGGTGATCGGCGATGCTGTCACCTATCACAGCCATCAGTATGATACGCTCGAACAGGCAGAAGCGCTGGCGATCGTCACCGAGTGGAACGAATATCGAAATCCCGATTTCGACTACATTCTGCACAAGATGAAGAGCCCGGTCATCTTCGATGGTCGCAATCTCTACGATTTGAATCGGATGACGAAACTGGGCTTCACCTATTCGGGCATCGGCGTGACCCGATAGGATTGTTTTGAGGATTGGCGAGCCGGAGGTGTCAGCCTCCGGTTTCTCTTAAAAACAGGGGACTGATGTCCTCCGCTCGCCCGGTTTTGATGGACGGAACAACTACACATGTCGACAGTCCTGGTGACGGGCGGAGCAGGGTTTCTTGGAAGCCATTTGTGCGATCGGCTGCTGGCTGATGGTCACGACGTCATTTGCGTCGACAACTTTTTCTCAGGCCGCAAGCAGAACATTCGGCATCTGATCGGGGACTCGCGTTTCGAGGTCATTCGCCACGACATTGTCTATCCGCTGGTGGTGGAAGCAGACTGGATCTACAACCTCGCCTGTCCCGCCTCGCCAGTGGCCTATCAGTACAACCCGATCAAGACCATCAAGACGTCGACCGTCGGGATGGTGAACGTGTTGGGACTGGCCAAACGCTGTCGAGCCCGCATTCTCCATACCTCGACTTCGGAAGTGTACGGCGACCCGGAAGTCCATCCCCAACGGGAAGACTACTGGGGCAACGTGAATCCGCTCGGCCCCCGCAGTTGCTACGACGAAGGGAAACGGGTCGCGGAATCGCTCTGCATGAACTACCACCAGGCACATGGGGTAGACGTGCGCGTGGTCAGGATCTTCAACACCTACGGCCCGCGGATGCATCCCAATGACGGTCGCGTGGTTTCCAACTTTCTGATGCAGGCTTTGCGAGGCGACGACCTGACGATCTATGGCGACGGCTCGCAGACGCGTTCGTTCTGTTATGTCAGCGACCTGATCGAAGGCCTGGTTCGGATGATGAACCAGGACAAAGACATCGGCCCCGTCAATCTGGGTAATCCAGTTGAGAACACGATGCTGGAACTAGCCAGCGAAGTCCTGAAGGTGACCGGCTCAACTTCACAGTTGAAGAAGGTGCCGTTGCCGCAGGATGATCCCCGACAGCGCTGCCCGGATATCACGAAGGCCGGCAATCTCCTGCAGTGGGAGCCGCAGGTCGCTCTCAGCGAGGGGCTGGCAAAAACGGCGGCTTATTACCGGGAAACCGAGTTTAGTGCGAAGGCCTGACGACCGTTTCTTCCCGTTCACCTCAGCAGTCTCTTGCGTTCTCTCGGGAACGGATCGTGCTTCAGAACGGTTCGTGAACGCATCGATTTTTGCGGTTGCGTTCCTCTTCGAAAACGCCCGTGAGAATCTCTGAGGATTCGTCGCAATTGTCTTGCAAGTGACTACTCCGGCAAGTTAGAAGTGCGGGTCGGGCAAGAAGAATGATCCTCCAGTCGCCGAGCGATCACGCCTTGGCGGGGGGCGAAGTGCAGTTGAGGGGTCAACGGCTTCGCAGCGAGAGTTTTCGCAGCGCACAGTTTCGACCTGCAACCGCAGGCGACAATTTCAGGGGAAGATCGTCACGCCGGTGATGCGTTTGTTCCTCAACACACAGCAACGTCAGCGATGCCTGTGTCGTTCGCGACTGAAGGCCAGGACCGCTTGATCGAGATGTCTTTCCTCCCTCCGTTAGAGTTACTCTCTCCTAGTTGGCCGAAACAACCGCAATTCAAGTGCGTGCGTTGCGGTGCTCCGATACGACCAATGCTTCCCAGACCCGTTTTCCTGGCCGACTCCCCTCGATTTCGGGGGACTGCATGAAGCTGCGCAGCGGTCTGCGAATGGGTTCGGCGCTGGGAGTGCGCGTGCTGGGGGCCGGCAGTAACCTGCTGCTCAGTCTGGCCTGCTCGCTCATGATGACGCCGGTCGCCAGCGGACAGTTCTTCGTGGGACTGAACCTGGTCACGTTTCTGTCAGGTCCGTTTCGCTTCGGATTCGATGTCTCATCGATCCGCGAAGTGAGCCGCGTCCGGACATTGAACCGCGCGGATGCGATTCCCGCCCTGATGCACAAAGCTGTCAGGGTGACGCTGTCAAGGGGCGCCGTCTTCAGCCTGCTCGGCGTGCTGGCGTCCAGTTGGATGGCGACGCAGTTTTACGGCGATGCAGCCATGACCCAGGTGCTGCAACTGGCAGCGCTCATCATCCCGGTGCATGCAGCCATCTTTGTGCTCTCGGGTGTGTCGCTGGGCGAAGGCTACGTCATCGGGCCGATTGCCAGCCAGAACATCGCGGTCCCGGCCCTGACATCCGCGCTGATCTACGTTTTGTCCCTGCTCAAAATCATTCAACTCACGCCGGCCACCGCGTTGGCGATCTATCTGGCAATGGGCATCCTGACGGCCATTGGGGCGCTGGGGATGGTGCTGTCACGAAATCGAAAGTTTGATTCCCCCGCCGACGACAACGGCCAGTTTATTGCCAATTCCCTCCACGAAATGACCGATCGCGCCAAACGGGCCTGGCGGTATAACCTCGTCGACTCCGGCGTACTGTGGCTCACACCAACGATTGCCGGCGTGCTGCTGACGAAGCCGGATATTCGCGGACTGTCGATTGCCTTGCGAATGTCGATGCTGCTGTCGTTCTTTGTGCTGTCGGCGCATGCCTCGATGGCCTCGACGCTCACCAGACTGCATACCGAAGGCAAGCCAGGCGAACTGTGTCGCGTGTACCGCACGACCACGATGTTCGTCATGGCCGGAGCGTTGCTGATGTCGCTGCCGCTGCTTCTTCTGCCGGGTTGGACGCTCTCCTTCTTCGGAGAGGGAATGACGCAATACGCCCTGATGCTGCAATTGCTGACGCTAGGACAGTTTTTCGGTGCCTTTTGCGGTCCGGCAGGGCAGGCCCTCATGATGACCGGTCACGACCGCGAACTGTGGCGAACGGCGTCAATCGCCGGGGTGATTGGCTGCATTGTCGGCGTGGCGTGCATCTTTTTGTTTGGCGCCAATGGAGCCGCTGGCGGAACCGCCCTGGCGTTTTCGATTCATAAGGGTGCGATTCTGGCCCGACTCGTGTCGATTCACTCTCCAGAAATTCACCCGTTCACCTGGCTCTGGACGAGAAAGAGCCGCGCCTTGTCGTCCGGAAGCCCTTAATGTTGGAATCAAAACTGAACTCACTGGGTAGTGAGCGTTTTTGACATTGGAATTCGACGCCCGGTGAGGCGATTACAAACGATAAAGACGGTACGCAATTCCGGGAATTTCCTAGTCGTTTTGCGTTCACGGCTGGAAAACGGTTGTCCGCAACCGGCACATTGTGGTGGTTCCGGCAGCTCAAAAGACGAAAAACGGCCTGGCGACTCAGAGCAGGACATGCAATGAAGTTTCTTCTGATCGATTCGAATACCACCTCGAACATTGGCAACGCCTTCTTCTATGAAGGGGTTCGCTACGCTCTCAAGCACACGGTTGCGGGAGCCCAGGTGCTGGACGGTGCGTTTCCCCCCTATAACGCTTACCGGCTGAGTCCCAAGCAGGAATCGCTGTACTTCAACTATGCCGACTATGTCGGCGACGTGGACGCCCTGGTGATCGCCGGTCCGGTCCTCGACAGCCGCTTCGAAGACTTCTTCGGTCCGGCCCTGCGTCGTGCCCGGAAGGATGGCAAGAAAATCTTTCTGCTCTCGGCCGGAGCGCGCAAGTACGACCAGGAAGAATTCGAGCACTGCTCGAAACTGTTGAAAGAGGTCCAGCCGGACGTTTTCATCTCCCGCGACCACGACACGTTTCAGCAGTACGGGCAGTTCGCCAAACACGCTTACGACGGCATGTGCTTCGCTTTCTTCGTGGCCGAGTACTATCAGGGATACGAAACTCCGGCGCTGCAGCCGTACATGGCCTCGACCTTCGACTTCGGGGCTGAGCCCGATCTGACCAAGCTGCAAGTCTCGGACATCGAGGCGATGACCGCGATCGTCGGCGAAAAGAAGGGGGGCAAGACCCGCTCGTTGAAGGGGAACCTGTCATTCCTCTTTGACCGCAAAGGTCCAGACAGCGTCAACGGCATCCGCATCGTCCGACCGGCTCATAAGCCGCTGCGTTCGAAGTACATGATCTTCTTCAAGAAGAACACGTTTGTGGCCTTCAACCACGAGCCTTACCTGAACCTGTACAAGAACGCCAAACTGACGCTGACCGACCGGCTGCATGCGGCCGTCGTGACGCTGGCGTTCGGCAATCCGGCCCGACTGTACTTGTCTTCCAATCGCACCCGGCTGCTCGAAGCGGCCGGCTGTGAAGCGGCGACCAAGGGGATCTGGAAAGCCGACCTCGCAGCCCTCGCGGCACAGCGGCAACTGCAGAAGAACTGGCTGCGGCAGACGCTCTCGGCCATCGGCATGCCCGTCACCTCGGAGGCACATGGGGTATGAGCAAGACCGCCTCTGATCGCGAACTCCTGACGGCCATCGCAGACTTGCTGCCGCCGGAGATCACAACCCCGGAACAGGTCGCCAGCCGCATCGGCGGGCCGGGCCCGGTGCTGGTGACGTTCTGCAATCCGCTCTCGGTGCTAATGGCCCGTAAACATGTTGATTTCATCCCGCTGCTGAAGCGATTCGACCTGGTGCATGCCGACGGCATTCTGCTGGCAAAGTCGGCTAGCGGCATTCGTCGACGTCCCATCGCCCGACTCTCCTACGACGGCAACTCGGTGGGCCTGGCCTGCTGGAATCGCCTCAAGGAAATCAACGGCACCGTCGCGCTGGTGGGGGGCGTTGAAGGAGTCGCTCAGGCGGCCGGAAACGTGCTGAGCGAATCAGGCCTGAATGTCGTCTACACGCACTCCGGCTTCTTTGATGGTCCAGAACACCGCGCCCGCGTGATGCAGGAACTGATTCAGCTGAACCCGACGGCCGTGATTTCCGGGATGGGCGCACCGCATCAGGAACGCTTCGTGGTCGCATTGGTCGATGCCGGCTATCAGGGGTTTGCCGCCACCTGCGGCGGTTATCTCGATCAACTCTCCAAGGCAGGCAAAGCGAGCCATTACCCGGAATGGGTCAACCGCTTGAATCTGCGCTTCGTCCATCGCGTGCTGTCGGAACCGCGGCGGATGCTGTCGCGGTACGTCTTTGACTATGCCCCCTTTTATCGGGCGGCAACCTCGTCCGCAGTCGCGGGAACGTTTCGAAATGTCGGGCTGGGAGGCCGGAGAGAAGAGAGCCGGAGCGGACTATGAGCACCATTTCGCATCTAATTTTGTGCGGTCCTACCCGCACCGCTACAACCTCGCTGTACCGCCAGCTTTCCCAGGATGAACTCTTCAATCCCTCGCGGGTGAAAGAGCTCGATTATTTCCTGCCCGCCATGCAAGGGCCCCTCTCGGGAACCCCGCAAACGTACCTCGAAAACTTTGTTCGCCCCGGGACGAACACCATTTCGCTGGAAGCCTCGCCGCTCTATTTCGGCTGCGGAAAACCCGTTGCCGAAGCGATCGCAAAAACGCTTGGCGAAAATGTGGGCATCGTGATGACGCTGCGGAATCCCTACGAGCGACTCATTTCCACGATCTTCCACATCATGACCAAGCGGAACATTCACGAGCAGACCGATCCTGCCGTTCTTGCCCGCACCGCCATTGATTCAGGCCTGACGATCCCGAAATCCAAAAGCGAACTGAACGCCGCCATCGTCCGTGAAAGCAGCTATCGTCCGGTTTTGGAAGAATGGCTACAGGTGTTCCCAGCCGATCGAATCCGCATCGTCTTCTACGATCACCTGACCGATCCCGAGCGGTTTCGCGATGTCGCCAGTTCCATCTATGGCTTCGTCGGACGCGAGCACGGCCTGGCGGCGGACGAACTGCGGCACGAAAATCAGACCCGACTGGTGAAGAACTCTGGATTGCATAAAACCGCGCTCGCTATCAACAATCGGCTGGAGCCGATCTTGAATCGCGTGCCCGGACTCCGCACGATGTTGCGAGACGTGTATTATGCATTCAACGAACGCCGTTCGAAGGGGGAACAGTCAGAGCTGGCCATTAACGCAGAATTGCGTTCGGAACTGACCTCGGTCCTCGACGAGAGAAACCGGGGGTTGGGCCAGCTCTTGCGAGGATTGGGAGCAACTGACCTGCCCGCCTGGGCCGACCGTTAAGGCGGGCAGAGTCAATGGACGAAGGAATCTGTTACGTCAGTCAATGGCTGCCTGACTTGACGACAGATTCCGCAGGGAACCGCGCTGTCCGCGAAGGGATCCGAATGTTTGACGAATCCACATTTCAGGTGCTTATCGCCCTGAATATCTCGATTTTCGCAGCAGTCATTGCCCACGCGATGGGACGCTGGGCCTGCGTCACCGGTATGCTGCTGCTGCTGTCGTTCGGGAATCTCCCGATCAGCATCGCGTCCCCCTGGCTTCCCTCATCCACCGCGCTGACCGCGCTGCAGGGAGTGCCATTCGGCTATACGGCAGTCGTGGCCGTGCTGCTCACGATTCTGAGCCGCCCTCAAAGCCGGCTTGAATTGCACCTGAGACGCTGGAGCTATGCCCTGTTGGTGCTGATCGCCGTGTATGGTGCGTACGGTATGGTGAAGAACGGCTCGGTGGCTTCGCTGATTTACCTGCGCATGCTCGCCAGCCCGTTTTTGATGACGATGATTGGGGCCTGGGCGGCGCTCGACGTCACTCGCGAAACGATGCTCAAGACAATCAAGATCAACGGGCTGATCGCGGCGGCACTCGTGCTGACGGAAGCCTTTGCCCCTCAAGCCTACCTCGAAACGATTAACTATCCCACGTTTCACTCGCTGAAATCGGGGGACGACTTCTTCGACGCCAAGTCGGTGATTTTCGCCCGGGAGCGCCGTTTGTTCAACATGCGGGAATTCGAGAACGTCAAGTTCTACAAGCCCGCCGGCCCGACGTTCAATTACCCGAGCGGATCGTACATCTGTTACATGGGAGTGTTCGCGAGCATCTGTCTGGGGAATTATATTTCAGCGATCATCACTTTCGCGGCCCTGGCGGCGCTCAGTACAAAATCGGGGCTGGCGATGTGCGTGCTGTCGCTGGCCGCCTTGCTGCCATTCCCGCCGCGCGCCGGTCCACGGTGGTGGATGGCGCTGACAGTCTGCGGATTGTATGTCGCCGGTTCATTCGTCTATCTCTCCAGCGGGAAAGATCTCCACAGCTACTCGCTGAAGTCCTCGATTCGCCAGATTCCTTCCAATCCCCTCGGACAAGGTCTCGGCTATGGCGGATCGTCAACGGTGGAACGCAAGATCAACTGGGAAGACGACATGATCATCGGCGAGTCGGGGGTCGCCATCGCGCTGAACATGATGGGGCTGGCCTCTGTTGCACTCTACCTTTACTACTTCATGATGGTGCGGCTGGCGATCCGCAGAAACAATCCCTTTGTTGATCGCGTCGGATTTGCGATCGGGTTCATCGGATTGATTGTGATCGGAAATTCGGTGCTGCAGGAACTGGCCGTCGGTCCGTACGGGCTCGGCTTCATCTTTCTGATGCTCGCCAACTCGGAATGCGCGCCGGCAAAAGCGATCGCGGCGCTAGTACCGCGGCCTGCAATGCCGATGTACGCCGGCGTCATGGGCCCGCCCCCGGACTGGCCCCTGCGAGACGAACCGTTTCCGCGACCGTCTGAAGCTGAAAGATCCCACGTCTGAGCGACTGAACGGGAATGTCACGCTGCTTTGAGAGACGCGCCGAATGGATCCATTGACCGGATTTCTGGTGGCCCTCGCGGTCTGCGGCGCAGGCTTTGTGCTGGGCACAGCGCGAGGAGGTCTAGGGCATGGCGTCGGCACGGCCGTCATCCTCTCCTGGCTGATGCCGGTCTGGATCAAGATCGACATCGCCGGCTTGCCGTACGATGTCAAAATCATCGTGGCCCTGGCGGTCCTCATTGTTTTCACGCTGCGCGACCCGCGACAACTGCTCGTCGCTCCCGCCTGGTCGGATCTGGCCATCATCGGGCTTTTCACAGCGCACGTGCTTTCCGACTGCACAGCGACAGGGCAGATCGACTGGCGGCATTTTTTCCGCGCCTATGGCGAGTGGGGATTGCCGTATGCCGCGGGACGGTATGCCATCCGCCGCGCTGAAGACCTGCGGGAAGTCGCCCCGATCGGGCTGGTGGTGACGCTGATCATTTGCGGCGGGATGCTGTTTGAATCGTTCACGTCGATCAATCCGTGGGAAGTCGTCTTTGGAGAACGCCCGGTCGACGGCAGTCCCCGGCACCTGATGCGGTTTGGCTTTCAACGGGCATTCGGCCCGACGATGCAGACCATCTTCTGCGGCATGCTGGCCGTGCTGCTGACTCCGTGGCTGTGGTCGATGGCAGCACCGCGTCAGGAGCGGTTCGACGCCAAACGCCTGGCTTGGCTTGTGCCCGGTTTGCTCGCTTCGATCTCGACCTTCTCGCGCGGCGTGCAACTGAGTTGGGTGGTCGCCACCACGGCGTCGCTGAGCCTGCGGAATCTTTGGGTGCGAAGAATTGCGATTGCCGGCGCCGCGGCAGTGCTCTTGATCGGGCTGTTCGCTTCCAATCAAATCATCAAGGTGGTGGACCGCTGGGGCGATCAGGATCAGCAGCAACGCCTGGACGAGTGGAAAGCCAGACAGAACAAGCAGCCTTCGGACCAACCGCCGCCGGATCAGCGAACATTCGGCCGCTCGTCAGCGTTGAATCGCCTGGCACTGGTTCCGGCATACGCCAAGTCCGTGCAGGCAGGCGGACTGACGGGCTTCGGCACCGCCGCCGTCACCGATTTTCCGCCGAGAGTTCCCCATCTGCCGGAACAGGCGCTGAAGCGCGGAGGCCAAAGCGCCGGCTTCATCGACAACTTTTATCTGCTGCTGACGCTGCGCTTCGGCCCGCTGGGACTGGCCATGTTTCTGATTCTGGCGACGCTGTCACTGGTGCAACTGGCGATCGTGGTGCGGGAGACGCAGTTCGAACTGGCCGAAGGCGCGTTCGGAGCCGTCGTGGGAACGCTGGTCGGCTTGCTGACCGTGTGGATGCCCTACGATTTCGGCTTCGTACTGCTCTGGTGGTTCGGCACCTCGGCCACGCTCTTCACCGCGCGGCATTCCGACCGCGAGTGGATGGCTCCAATGACTCGGTAAGGGGATAGAGCAGAGGGGACAGGGGACAGTATGGGGCTCCATTTTTTCCCCTATCCCCTATCCCCTAATCCCTCTTATCGGATGCGATTCATCCGCGAAAACTGTGGGTAGAACGGCACCGTGTACCGGGGGTAGTCTTTCAGTGTTTCGAGATCGCCGCCACGGGGAGGGTGTTGGCTGTTGTAGGTCACCGGGAAGCCGCGGCCGCCGTTGAGGAACGGCACCCCGTGCGGCCAGTAGATCCAGAACGCTTTGCCGACGAGGAACTTTCTCGGCACCGTTTCCTGGCCAAGATCCCACATGCGGCTGTCGTTGCTTTGGGGGCTGTTGTCGCCGAACGCCAGGAAGTGCCCTTCTGGAATTACCAGCGTCCGTTCTCCCATCTCGCTCTCATAACGTGCAAACACTTCGCTCCACATCTCCGGATCGGTGACGAAGCGAGCGAGTTCGTTGCTGCGATGGCGATGATCTTTCCCCGGATGCCCGACGCGGTAATAGATATCCCGTTCCAGCAGAAGTTCGCTGACGGTCGCCGTCACGCCGCGAGCGGCAATCCCGACGGGCGTCAGATCCTGCTGGGTCGGAAACGGGTTCGCTGTGGCCCCGGTTGTGTCGAGCAGGTTTCCCTCGCCAAAGTCGACGAGCGCATCATCGATCCAGACGAGCAGACGGTCATCCACATTCGCATAAGAAATCCGGTAAGAGCCAGTCCCCTTGAGATCGGTCTGTGCCTTCGCCAGTTCCTTCACGCGGCCGTTGAGCTGCGAATTTACCTCTTCCAGTACTGCCTCGCCCGACTTGGGGTTCACGCGAAAACGATACCAAGAGGTCCCTTCGCAGAGTTCGAGGGTGATCTCGGCGTTGTCGGCGATCTCGGTGATATTGAGATCGAAATTGATGGTCAGATCCGGCACCCAGTAAGGGCCGTAATCGACGCCGTCCGCACTCGAGGCATCGTAAGGATGATCCCCGATCGTCGCGTTGTAGCCGCAGAAGTCTCCGATCAGCCGTGCCTGTGGCGCGAGCGGCAGGCCGTGTGATGCACTCCGCCAGTCCTGGGGCATCGGGAAATAGTGGCGATACCGCAGCCAGGCTGGCTCGGCGGATTGATCCTTTGTAATCGAAAAGCTGCGGGCCGCCGGATCCTGTTTCCAGCCGGTGGTCGCGTCCGACCACTGTGCGAGTTGCCCCTTGTCTCCGGCGGTCATGCCGGCCCAGCGCTCGGGCCAGCCAGCCTTGATGAGGTCCGTAGGAGGATCGCGGTCGTCGTAGACCGGAATCTGCAGCGAACGCTGCTTGGTCGGTTCTTTGCGCAAGATAGTTTCGGTCTGGCCGTCGACGGAGAACAGATTACCGTTGCGGATGCGGATCGTTTCCCCCGGCAGGCCGACCAGTCGCTTGATGTAATTCGTCTGCGGCTCGGCAGGGTACTTGAACACGAAGACGTCCCAGCGATCTGGCTCGCCGAACTCATACGGAAACTTGTTGACGAGAATTCGGTCGCCGTTGAACGCCAGATCGTTGTAGAGCTGGTCGTTCTCGAAACCGCAGTTCGGGCAGATCGCCGCCCGCAGTCGCGAGTTCGTGGCCAGGTAGCCGGTCTCCGGAATCACTTCATGACTGGCGCCGACGACAATGTGATAGCCGCAGGCAGTGCAATGGCTTTCCTTGTGACGCCCGTAAAGGGTCGGGGCCATTGAGCCGGTCGGAATGACGAACGCTTCGGCCTCGAACGTGCGGAACAGAAATGCCAGCACAAACGCGAACAGGATCGATTCAACGGTGTCGCGCGTCCCTTCCTTGTGCTTGTGCTTGGGTTTGGCCTTGGCCGCAGGCTTGGGAGCCTCGGTCGTCACCGGCGCTGGCGTGGGTTCGGTTTGCGGCATGGGGGCGTCGTTTCTGGTCATTCCCTGCGATGGCGAAAACGGCAAGTTCCGGGCGCGGCGGGACCGTCCGAGATCCTTTCGCGGCAACTGTTTTTAACGCACCGGGCATTCCGCGTAAACACGCATCTGATGGCCGGCAGCCCGCGTGGGAATCGTATGCAGGCAGCCGCATCCCGGCGAGCAGACATTGACCGGAGAAGCCACAGAAATTGACCACGAAACAGACGAAAATCACGAAAGGAAACGAGGAAGTGACATCCCAGAGTCTCACCCGTTCCCACTTAGAGCGTGGAACTTGAAACGCTTTTTTCGTCTGTTTTCGTGTCTTTCGTGGTTTCTTCTCCCCGTATTGCGATGGCACACGACAGCATTTCGCTTTTTCGTATCCATCGTTCCGCAGGCGATAATAGCGACTTTCATCAGGTCAAAGTCGCCCATTCGCCTACACCCGCTAGAGCAAACTGCTCTACCGAACCACCCGGGCGCGGGAAAAATCGGGAACACGGACGTCGTGGTTCTGGCCGTTCCACTGCA containing:
- the lepB gene encoding signal peptidase I; translated protein: MPQTEPTPAPVTTEAPKPAAKAKPKHKHKEGTRDTVESILFAFVLAFLFRTFEAEAFVIPTGSMAPTLYGRHKESHCTACGYHIVVGASHEVIPETGYLATNSRLRAAICPNCGFENDQLYNDLAFNGDRILVNKFPYEFGEPDRWDVFVFKYPAEPQTNYIKRLVGLPGETIRIRNGNLFSVDGQTETILRKEPTKQRSLQIPVYDDRDPPTDLIKAGWPERWAGMTAGDKGQLAQWSDATTGWKQDPAARSFSITKDQSAEPAWLRYRHYFPMPQDWRSASHGLPLAPQARLIGDFCGYNATIGDHPYDASSADGVDYGPYWVPDLTINFDLNITEIADNAEITLELCEGTSWYRFRVNPKSGEAVLEEVNSQLNGRVKELAKAQTDLKGTGSYRISYANVDDRLLVWIDDALVDFGEGNLLDTTGATANPFPTQQDLTPVGIAARGVTATVSELLLERDIYYRVGHPGKDHRHRSNELARFVTDPEMWSEVFARYESEMGERTLVIPEGHFLAFGDNSPQSNDSRMWDLGQETVPRKFLVGKAFWIYWPHGVPFLNGGRGFPVTYNSQHPPRGGDLETLKDYPRYTVPFYPQFSRMNRIR